TGCCGGTGTTTTTGCAGTATATTACCTGGCTCAACCCTATAAGGTTTTTTATGCTGATTTCAAAAGGGATATTCTTAAAAGGGATGGGGATAGAAGATGTTGCAATGAATTATATTCCGCTGCTCATTATTGCTGTTATAACTTTGAGCGTTGCGAGTTTTACCTTTAAGCAAAGATTGGATTAAACAGTCTGCATTTTTGTTTTATCTGAATAAAAGAAACTTTCTTGTTAAAAAATTAAACGTAAAAGAAATACCGGTAGCTAAAATTTTAGATACTATATAGTGGCAATGCAGCATTTCGGTGAAAAAGTACATTAATGCCGTAAAAACACCTAACCCCAATATGCCGAGCATAAAGAAAATAAAGAATTCAACACGTTTGCTCTTCACGTTTCTGTTGTTAAAAACATAAAATATACTCAAATAATAATGCAATACAGAAGCAAGTGTGTAAGCCGAAGCGGCGGAAATCATATAATAAATATGAGCAAACTCCGTCATTGCAATCAAAATCACAAAATCAACAGCTGTTACCACAAACCCGACTAAAATATACTTATAATATTCATGAAAAAGTTTCCCGAATTTTTCTCCCAATATATCAGTAAACATACTTCCTATCTCTCTTTCAACGCTCTGTCTATTTCTCTTTTAACTGTTTTTTTCGCTATACTGTCTCTCTTGTCGTGCAGATTTTTACCTTTTGCAAGCCCTATTTCTACTTTTGCCCAGCCGCCTGAGAGGAACACTGATAACGGTACTAAAGTCAAGCCTGATTCTTTGGTTTTGCCGATAAGTTTGGCGATTTCTTTTTTATTAAAAAGCAGCTTGCGTGTTCTTAAAGGCTCATGGTTATAGCGGTTTCCCTGCTCATAGGGGTTAATATGCACGTTGTAAAGCCATGCTTCGTTGTTCTCTATCCTTGCGAAACCGTCCTTGAGATTAATTGCGCCTTTGCGAATTGATTTAATCTCTGTGCCAAACAAAACAATGCCTGCCGTGTATTTTTCCACAATCGTATAATCATGGTAAGCTTTTTTATTTGAAGCAACGGTTTTCTCCTGTTTAGCGCCCATAAATTATTCCTCAAACAAAGATAACTGCGGAGTGCAAACCACTAAGTCACTGTTGCATTTTTTAGTGTTAATTCTTGCCGTATTATCTTTTTGTATTCTGTTCATAAGCGCCATAGCTTTTGAAACGACACTGTTTGGCAAGCCTGCTGTTTTTGCTACCTGAATACCGTAGCTTCTTGAAGTTGAACCCGGAACAACTTTTCGCAAAAATTCAATTTCATCGTTTTCTTCATTTACGGTTACTCTGTAATTTTTAATCTGCGGGTAGCTGTCAGCCATAATATTCAGCTCATGATAATGAGTGGCAAAAATGCAGCGGGTTTGAAGTTTATTGGCTATAAATTCACTTACGCTCCAAGCTATGGCTACACCGTCATAGGTGCTTGTGCCTCTGCCTATTTCATCCAGCAATATAAGACTTTTTGAAGTGGCGCAGTTAAGAATATTAGCTGTTTCAAGCATTTCGACCATAAAAGTCGATTGCCCCAGAGTCAAATCATCCACAGCGCCTATCCTCGTAAAAATCTTGTCTACTGCCCCGATTTTAGCGAACTTTGCAGGCACAAAACTCCCTATCTGAGCCAAAACAACAATAAGTGCATTTTGGCGCATATAGGTTGATTTTCCTGCCATATTGGGACCCGTTAAAATCATAAACTGCGCCGTATCAGGATTTTTTTGAGCGGCACAAAGTTCCAGGTCATTATCCACATAAGTACCTAAAGGAAGGATTTTCTCCAAAACAGCATGCCTGCCTTGCTGCACAATCAAGTCGTCCGAATTATCGACAATCGGTCTTACATAGTTATTTTCATAAGCACAGGAGGCAAAAGACAACAAAACATCCAGAGCCGCAACATCATTTGCAAAACGCTTCAATTCGTTTACAAAGTCTTTTGTATATTCTCTAAAATCGGAAAAAATCTGATATTCAATGTCAATGCTTCTTGATTGGGCGTTCAAGACTTCATCCTCGTGTTTTTTAAGCTCAGGTGTAATATAGCGCTCCGCGTTGGTGAGGGTTTGTTTCCTGATATAATTTGCAGGTACTTGCGAAGTATTGGCGTGCGTGATTTCTATAAAATATCCGAATGACTTGCTATATCCTACTTTTAAAGACCTAATGCCTGTTTTTTCTTTCTCCTTTTCTTCAAAATCCTCGAGCCAGGCTTTGCCGTTTGTCAGCAAATTCCGCTGATAATCAAGCTCTTCATTAACGCCTGCATTAATAAGATTACCTTCTTTTATTGATACGGGAGGATTTTCAAAAATTGTACGCTCAATGATTGAAGCTAAATCAGCCAGTGCAGGGCGTTCATCTTCAAAAACTTTTAAATATCCGGAGCGTGAATTAGCCAAAAATTCATTTATTTGAGGAACAGTTGCCAAAGACTGCTTTAAAGACAAATAATCACGGGCATTTGCGCTGTTATTTGTAATTCTTATCGCAAGCCTCTCTACATCATAAACCCTGTCTAAAAGCAGTTTTAAATCCATTCTTTTTTTTGAATCTTCAAGCAGCTCTTCCACACCGTCTTGTCTTAAGTTGATTTCTTTAACATCCAAAAGCGGCTGGTTAAGCCAGTTTCTCAAAAGTCTTGAACCCATGTTTGTGGAAGTTTGGTTAATTGCCCATAGTAAACTGCCTTTGTAAGTTTTTTCTCTGGCGGTCGCAATAAGCTCTAACCCTTTTTGAGCGTTAGCATCAATATTCATATAAGCTTCAACGCTGTAAGGTGAAATAACATCAAACTTTGACATGTTATCTCTTTGTGAATGTCTAAGGTAAGATAAAATAGCGCCTGCCGCGCACAATGCCTGCTCAAATTCGGGGTAACCGTATGCATTAAGGTTTTCGGCATTAAAAATTTCTTTTATGAGTTTTTGTGCATTTTCAAAGCTGAAGCACTGTTTATCAAGCAAAGTACAATTATAATTTTCTTTGACGTCTTTTGGCACATCTGCGATTAAATCAGATACAATCTGAAAATCCTTCAATTCAAGTTTTTTGGCAACAGCGAGGATTTCAGCCGGGTTAATACGCTCAAGCTGGGAGTTTAAATTTTCTATACCTGATTGTGTAATCCTAAATTCGCCTGTTGTAATATCACAGTAAGCAAGCGCAAAAGCATTTTTTTGATTATTAATAAGCAAAGCCGCAAGATAATTGTTTTTGTCGGCATCTAACAGGGAAGATTCTATAATAGTTCCTGCGCTTATTGTTCTTGTAACTTCTCTTTTGACAAGTCCTTTAGCTTCAGACGGATCTTCCATCTGGTCGCAGATAGCTACTTTTAAGCCTTTAGAGAGCATTTTTTGCATATAGTTGTCGATTGCTTTTGCAGGAATGCCCGCCATTGCAATTCTGCCGTTGCCGCCTGCTTCGCGGCTTGTTAATGTAATTTCAAGCGCTTTTGCAGTAATAATAGCGTCTTCTAAAAATGTTTCGTAAAAATCACCCATCCGATAAAAAAGAATGACGTCCTGATGTTGCTCTTTCACATTCAAATACTGCTTAAGCATAGGTGTAAGCTTTGATTTATCAATATTTTTACTTGTTAAATCATAAATATTAGACATCTTCCCCGTAATTTTTAAGTTTTGTTCCGTTACTATACTATATCAAAAACTTTGATATAATTAAAACAATTGATACAATTTCTTAACGGAGAATACAATGGGCTGCCTGAAAAATATTTTTTCTCTTGTAATTCTGATATTGGCTATAATAGGCTTTATATCAATAGGCGGAGTTAAATTTGTGCAAAATGGTCTTGCGGGAATGCAAGAAAATAATCAACAACAAAATCAAAGCAAATAAAAATAACTGACAAATTACTTTTTGTTTAGTTTTAATGTATAAGCATGTGTACTAATTAAGGAATAAAAAATGAATATTAATGCTGTGAGCAATACAATGAATTTCGGGGC
This genomic window from Candidatus Gastranaerophilales bacterium contains:
- a CDS encoding GtrA family protein, coding for MFTDILGEKFGKLFHEYYKYILVGFVVTAVDFVILIAMTEFAHIYYMISAASAYTLASVLHYYLSIFYVFNNRNVKSKRVEFFIFFMLGILGLGVFTALMYFFTEMLHCHYIVSKILATGISFTFNFLTRKFLLFR
- the smpB gene encoding SsrA-binding protein SmpB, with amino-acid sequence MGAKQEKTVASNKKAYHDYTIVEKYTAGIVLFGTEIKSIRKGAINLKDGFARIENNEAWLYNVHINPYEQGNRYNHEPLRTRKLLFNKKEIAKLIGKTKESGLTLVPLSVFLSGGWAKVEIGLAKGKNLHDKRDSIAKKTVKREIDRALKER
- the mutS gene encoding DNA mismatch repair protein MutS, giving the protein MSNIYDLTSKNIDKSKLTPMLKQYLNVKEQHQDVILFYRMGDFYETFLEDAIITAKALEITLTSREAGGNGRIAMAGIPAKAIDNYMQKMLSKGLKVAICDQMEDPSEAKGLVKREVTRTISAGTIIESSLLDADKNNYLAALLINNQKNAFALAYCDITTGEFRITQSGIENLNSQLERINPAEILAVAKKLELKDFQIVSDLIADVPKDVKENYNCTLLDKQCFSFENAQKLIKEIFNAENLNAYGYPEFEQALCAAGAILSYLRHSQRDNMSKFDVISPYSVEAYMNIDANAQKGLELIATAREKTYKGSLLWAINQTSTNMGSRLLRNWLNQPLLDVKEINLRQDGVEELLEDSKKRMDLKLLLDRVYDVERLAIRITNNSANARDYLSLKQSLATVPQINEFLANSRSGYLKVFEDERPALADLASIIERTIFENPPVSIKEGNLINAGVNEELDYQRNLLTNGKAWLEDFEEKEKEKTGIRSLKVGYSKSFGYFIEITHANTSQVPANYIRKQTLTNAERYITPELKKHEDEVLNAQSRSIDIEYQIFSDFREYTKDFVNELKRFANDVAALDVLLSFASCAYENNYVRPIVDNSDDLIVQQGRHAVLEKILPLGTYVDNDLELCAAQKNPDTAQFMILTGPNMAGKSTYMRQNALIVVLAQIGSFVPAKFAKIGAVDKIFTRIGAVDDLTLGQSTFMVEMLETANILNCATSKSLILLDEIGRGTSTYDGVAIAWSVSEFIANKLQTRCIFATHYHELNIMADSYPQIKNYRVTVNEENDEIEFLRKVVPGSTSRSYGIQVAKTAGLPNSVVSKAMALMNRIQKDNTARINTKKCNSDLVVCTPQLSLFEE